The sequence AATGAGATGAGGAAACTCATTTTGTTAAGTCAATTTAAAGGTGCCTTTGAAGAGTGGAGGGTAAAATAATAATGGGATTCCTATTTTTCCCGATTCTTCATAAATATTACTGTATCGTGCTTCATATTGTAAGTCATAATTCTTTCTGATCAGtattaaaattagaaaatagaGATTCACAATATACAAAACAAAGGAAAATGATCAGAAAATTAGTCCGAATTTTTTCTGTGAACAAATACTTTGGTTTAATTTTCTAGTTTTCAGTTATTAAACTATTTATTGGACATAATGGAATACTATAGCTTTTGTGAACATTGAGCAGTTCTACTTCCCCCTTTTCTTCTGAAGTGTTTTTCCttcatttagttttttttgttCATCATGTTCTGATGTGCCTACTCGTGCTTGGGAACAATAGTAGACTTACCACttacaaaatttcattttttggaGAACAATACTCCTTTAAAAATCTTTGGAGTTGGATGGAGCACCACGACTTTTTGGCGTAATGTTGATGTTTTATGTGCTATGGATACCATTCTATACCGTTTCTCCAACTTCTGAAGTTTCCTACGTCAATTAATTGGTGTTCTTTGTTTTTGAGCCCTAACCTTTAACTTTTTTGGTTTTGTATATACTGATCACTTGCCATTAATTGTGAAGATTTGTTGCTCGTTCCGAATAATTTTTAAGCTTTTATTTTTTCAGGTCTTCTTGTATCTTAGGTTTCGTCAGCGTTGAATAGTGATATGAATTCTCATAGGCTTTTTTTACCCTATTTGAAGTGTTTTTTCACAAAAGTAACTCTTTAATTGTTGTCTATAACAAGGAGCTAGCAGACAAACAGAAATTTTCTAGAGATGATTGTGTGTATGATGTTGCTATTGTTGGAGGTGGCATGGTCGGCATGGCTCTGGCATGTTCTCTGGGTATGTGCCATTTTATTAATACTGCTGCAATGTCACAGGATTTGGGTTATTATATTCTCATTAGTCTTGCTGGTGTTTTGAGATTTTCGTATGGCCTTTAATGTTCACTTACTGAACTTAGATgaaaaatcttgatttttaCTTTTTGAAGTATTCAAGTATGACTCTTAGGCACCTTGTGTGGGGCTCACTGACATGCAATTATAAATAAGGAATTTAGTTTACCTGATTCAGGTCTATAAACTTGAATGaccttttttttccaaaataaaaagtatCAACATGATACATATACATTGACAAATAATGCCATGTACAATTCGTCTCATATGTTTGATAACACACTCTTATATAGAAATATCTCGCTAATAGCTACCGCCACAAAATATAATCAAAAGGGTAGCTACATCTCAACCTAGCTCCGCAAGTTGTCCTTCCAGCCCTGCTGTCTCGTTTAAATTTGACTCGAATGCATGTaaaatcaaaacttaagaaGGTGGGCTAAATACACTAAACTCAAGTATAAAGGAGACAAAGTAGTTTAGTTAGCCATAAATCAAATGTAAAGCATATGTCGTGGCAAAGAACACTCTTTGATAGCACTACCTCTTTAATAAATCCAACAACTAAATGAATACCATAAACCATCACTAGAATACAATTCATGTCTTTAACCATGCATACCGAAATACCATACAAACACATGTGATTGGAATACCAGTGGGGCCTTAACGCTCATCAGCTTCTATTCACCTGAGGCCAGGAAATTTAGTTTACCATATCGCGGCTATAACTATCATCAACTAGTGGAATGCCACCGGGGCTGGGAAACCAAAGCTATTGGAATACCATAAAATCATAACTATAATCATCTATTGGCCATGTGCTCCAACTTTCCAAACCTGTTTTTTGAGCTTTGACATTGGCAATGTGCTCCAATTTCAAGTTAGAACTTTGCACATGTCatgaagatatatatattttgttaaaatgCATGTGCATTTGAAAAGGAGCTTAAAGTTATTTAAATTCTCACTTCTTTATGTGACTTCCacttaaaaaaattgtgaagtCTGTACTTTGCAATGATGAAACCTTGTTGctcatttattttattcttgaaGTGTATGACCGAAGACATCTTTATTTTACCATTTTGCCTCGCTGAACTCTGTTGCATATTGGAGAAGAAAGATTTTATAAGTGTTGATGCATGCTTAccaattttatataaaaaagtaaATGTTCTTTGTGCAATTGAAtcatatatgaatatattacaCATTCTTGCAGCAAGCTCGCCATTGACAAAGCAACTGCATATTGCTATAATTGATAGCAATCCTATTTTACTGAGTAAAGATTACATAGAGAAAGAGGATCCTCCAGATTCAAGGGTTAGTACAGTAACCCCGACAACTATAGAGTATTTCAAAGGTAATACTTCTCAATTCCTATATTCTattgtataattttgaaatcTAAGAGGAAGTGCAACAATTAACTTAGAAAATAAAAGCAGCATCATGTAAGTTATAAGGAACTTGTTTGTTGTGATATATGCTACTTAGTCTCGGAAAGTTGAAGATATGCTGGGTGAATTGTTCCTCTAAATGCTACATAAAGAATCGACAATTTACTTTGGCTTCAACCTGTTTATGTTAGTGGCACAATCTAATCTGAATGCATGATGATTAGTTTATTTTTAAGTGCATGTGATGTTTCGATTTACTTTTACTTTTTTGGTTGTACCATCCTTTGGAAGCATACGATGGCTGCATTTACTTGAAGCCTGTCTGTTTCTATGTTTGGCTGAATTTAAACTGTCACAAATATATTAGGAAGATGGTGATCTGTCTTCTAAAAATCTGCAGATAAAACCAATATTACAATGTTTCTTTGTCTTGAAACCTACACTGGCATGTCTTGATTATCCAGGAGTAACTCCTTTCGAAGAGAAATACGATTCTTTGTCGAAGATTTATACCTGATTATTAAGTTACATCTGATTTCACCTTTGTATTCCTAGCGATGAATTAATTGGTTTGTTAGGCAACATATTTGAGATTTCCTTTTTGTCCATTAGTTCACCCTTATGCAAACCAACACTTAATGGTTTTTCCATTGAAACTCAATTTTGCATCAATTTCCTATGCTGCAACTCATTGTTTCTTTGCtaggttaatattttattttgcgcTCCTGagattaaaaataaacatccatCTCAAAACTTTAATGACAGTGAGTCCTTGTATGGATTGATGATGTTataaaatccaaaaatacaaAAACCAAACTGATGAGTAGGAGAAGCCTGGTGGGTCAGTATAAAGGGAAAACCTTCCATTTACACAATTCTAGAGAATTTTGGCTCGGacttctttattttttcttgggTTTTATATGGGAAGTTGTGGCAAGGTTTCTTAATGAACTATGCAAGTATGATATCTGTTCTTTTCAGATATTGGGGCCTGGCAATATATTGAACAGCATCGACATGCCTATTTTGATAAGATGCAGGTAATGGCATTGTTGATTTTATATGTTGTCCGTATGATTGGTTTGATCTACTCCTTGATGTCTCACACCTCGCTGTTCGGGGTGTGGTAAGTCGATGCTATTATGCATGAATATATTGATTGAAAAACGGGTCTAGCAATTTAAATGGGGAATTGTCTTTTTTGGAAGTGGTTGAAGTTTGCATTTTAGAAAAATCACATAAAAGTTTAGTTTCTTTCATATGTTGGGGTGTTGGCCCCTGTCAGCTTTGAGCATGCCGTGCTTAGGGAGCAGGATTATTGTTGCACCTCATATGATTCCGTCTATCCCTTGCTTTCTGTCGCTTTTTTACCTTGCAATGAAGCATTTACCTCCAACTTTGTAATTTCTGAAACATGGATTGATGACACAATCAATTCCGCTTAGCATCTACATAGAAGACGTTAAGACACACATCTAGTCCTCAAACATGACCTTTGTGAAGAACGTAGTTATTTCCAAGTTCCATCTATCTACCTTTTTCCTCCCATTAAAAGGATCAGTTTCAATCTTTTTGTTAATTAGAAACGCAAGATCTCATAAAGGACTCGTATCGTTGGCCTTTCCTCGTCGATATGTTGCCATTATAGAAACCTGAACCTGTGACACCCCAGTTGAGTGGTGTGGAACTTTCTGGCAATAAGTAAAATGGCATATGCTAAGCATTCAAAATACAAAGTGTCAAACTTCAGGGACAACATTTGGTACTAATCAGAGGTTTCTGGTTGAAGTTTCTCATGAAATCAAACAGTGGCTTACTTCCAGTTCTATCCAGCTATCATGTTTACCCTTTTGCACATATGAAGTCTGGAGTCTTTCCTTTAATTGAGTCCCTTCCACATTTAGCATTTCTACCCTTCAATGCTCAAGCTAACAATATCCTTGTCATTTTAAACACCATTTCGCTTCGATTTTGTTAGAATGTGTTTGGATCGAAAAATTTTGATccatgatttcaaattctattaATCTCTATCTCGTTTCATTTGATCTTTTGTATTGATAATTGtaagatttcaaatatatccATCCAATATCAGTGTCATCTGAAATCCCTACCCGAATTTTTCCCCCAAATTATATGTTTTCATCCAAACACAACCTTCAAGAATCATTGTAATATTTTAGAACACAATTGTGCTATTGCACAGCATCCCTTTAGGATTGTACACCTGCTTTGTGTGCCTTTTCTCTCTTCATTGACTTGTGCTTGTTCATATGTATAATAACCATGCCTAGGTCCTCTAACACTTCGTCATTGCAAGAATAGAGTTCCTGATTATTTAGTACTATTTATGTCTGAACCTTTTGAGCTTCCACTTTTAGGTTTGGAATTATACTGGTCTAGCATATACAAGATACAATGCAAAGGATACAGAAAATAAGTACTTGGGTGAGAGAAAATTCAGCAGTTTGGAATATCAGTGTCATTTGAAATTCGTCCTTGAAATTTTTCCAATATCAGTGTCGTTTGAAATCTCCTTGAATTTTTTCCCCAAATTAAATGTTTTCATCCAAACACAACTTTCAAGAatcattataaaaatttatcacGCAATTGTGCTATTGCACAGCATCTCTTTAGGATTGTACACCTGCTTTGTGTGCCTTCTCTCTCTTCTGATGCGTGCTTGTTCATATGAACAATAACCATGCCTAGGTCCTTTAACATTTCGTCATAGCTAGAATAGAGTTCCTGATTTTTTTAGTACTATTTATGTCTGAACCTTTTGAACTTCCACATATAGGTTTGGGATTATACTGGTCTAGCATATACAAGATACAATGCAAAGGATATCGACAAAGAAGTACTTGGGTGAGAGAAAATTCAGCAGTGTGAAACATCTCATAATCATAAAGTCAGTTCTCTTTCTTGCAGATAACGAGTTTTGGCCTTTCATTCAGGTGTGTGGTGGAGAATAAAGTGCTTCACAAGTCTCTTTTATCATGCATACAGGTACTTAAATTTATGGTGTGTACTGAAAAATGTTTTAGCATAGATATTAATGGTGCTAGACACACCAAGGATGTAGTTTTGAGAGAACAATATTTCTTATCATTTCTACGGGGTACAACTACAAGACAAGAATTATGCAAGTAAATGATGCAAACCTGTAACCACTAAATTAGGGCTAACTCTTAGTTACCAAGTCTCCTAAAAATAGAATTCCATAATTAGTATAATCAAATCCCTCTAAAtcctctctttttatcaaaccCTTAAATTTACTCTATAATTCTACAATGGCGACGAGGGGTATTGATACCCCAAGGCACAGGGTGCAAAGTCAACGAGGTGCAAGGCACACAGCTTTGTTTGAATTTGATGGAGTTGTTTGATATAAAAGTTTTTACTTTAATAAGCCTCACCTTTGAAAGACGCCCACCTTTTTGCTTCGCACCTTGAACCCCAACACCTCTGGCCACCTTGCCCTTCAAAACTATGGTTTTGTTTGTTTGAACGAGTTTTTGAATTGTTTATCATATGAAACGGAAGTTTGTTCATCTACAACTATTAAATTGTGTTTGGATGGAAGCATTTCATTGTGGGTTGGATTTAGAAGAACAgatttgaaatgatatttttaattaagcatCCAAATTAATCGGAACAGTTAGAATGAATTCGCCAACTCCTTACAATCAAACACAGCTTTAATTAATTACTTAGTTCATATTGAAGTTTGGCATCATTTTCCATCTGACAATATTGTTCTGGCAGAACTCAGACTTTCGGCAGAAGATATATCCTTTCAGGTTAAGTACAATGAACTTACAACCAAACACTTCATCAAGTCCCCATGGATGTTCAGCAAAACTCGAACTGAGTGATGGCAGTAGCTTACGTGCTAAATTAGTGGTAACTTTCAATTTGATGTTATAGTACTGAACATCTGTTTTGGCTTAAGAACCTTTTTATTATTCTTTCTTGCACCAAGCTTGCTTATGTCACAGGTTGGAGCGGATGGGTCAAAATCACGTGTTAGGGAGTTGGCGGGAATTGATACTACTGGATGGAAGTATTCTCAGAATGCCATTATATGTACGGTAGAGCATACCATAAAAAACGGGTGTGCTTGGCAACGATTTCTTCCCCATGGTCCAATTGCACTTCTACCCATCGGTGACAACTTCAGCAATATTGTTTGGACCATGACCCCGGAAGAGTCATTGGATCGGAAATCAATGCATGAGGGTGATTTTTTGAAAGAAGTAAATCGGGCCTTGGATGATGGCTACGGTCCACATCCCGAATCACAATTATTTGGTGGGAGAGGCGTGGTTTCGTGGCTAACAGCAGATGCGACAACATCTGCCAAAGAGTGCTTTGAAGTGCCACCCAAAGCCTTAAAATTAGCCTCGGAAAGAATGGTGTTCCCATTGTCTTTGATGCATGCTAATTTCTACACTTCGAAACGTGTAGTTCTTATTGGTGATGCGGCACATACTGTCCATCCTTTGGCTGGTCAAGGAGTTAATATGGGATTTTCTGATGCATTTTCTCTTTCGAAAGTCATCGCAGAAGGCATAGCTGTGGGGTCTGATATCGGGGAGGTATGCTACAGGCCAAGCCCTGGGAAAATATATCGCGTATATTGTCGTTAAAATTTTAGTGTACCCCATGAACGACAGTAACAATAGCTGTAATTATTCAGTTCTAATATGTTTCCACTGATACGCCTCGCAGagtgttttatatattttaatttcgagTATATTAAACCATTATTCAGTACCTTATCCTTGTTATTTTCATTCAGGTATCATTGCTTAGGAGATATGAATCAGAAAGAAAACCTGCTAACTTGACAATGACAGCAATCCTAGATGGGTTTCAGAAGGCGTATTCTGTTGATTTTGGTCCAT comes from Primulina huaijiensis isolate GDHJ02 chromosome 2, ASM1229523v2, whole genome shotgun sequence and encodes:
- the LOC140963670 gene encoding uncharacterized protein isoform X1 — protein: MNRIITCRVAFDTHVLKFAQRTLCSGAGVKLPGSDSDQELADKQKFSRDDCVYDVAIVGGGMVGMALACSLASSPLTKQLHIAIIDSNPILLSKDYIEKEDPPDSRVSTVTPTTIEYFKDIGAWQYIEQHRHAYFDKMQVWDYTGLAYTRYNAKDIDKEVLGCVVENKVLHKSLLSCIQNSDFRQKIYPFRLSTMNLQPNTSSSPHGCSAKLELSDGSSLRAKLVVGADGSKSRVRELAGIDTTGWKYSQNAIICTVEHTIKNGCAWQRFLPHGPIALLPIGDNFSNIVWTMTPEESLDRKSMHEGDFLKEVNRALDDGYGPHPESQLFGGRGVVSWLTADATTSAKECFEVPPKALKLASERMVFPLSLMHANFYTSKRVVLIGDAAHTVHPLAGQGVNMGFSDAFSLSKVIAEGIAVGSDIGEVSLLRRYESERKPANLTMTAILDGFQKAYSVDFGPLNVLRAAALFGAHHISPLKRNIISYASGTRQFPLFS
- the LOC140963670 gene encoding uncharacterized protein isoform X2; translation: MVGMALACSLASSPLTKQLHIAIIDSNPILLSKDYIEKEDPPDSRVSTVTPTTIEYFKDIGAWQYIEQHRHAYFDKMQVWDYTGLAYTRYNAKDIDKEVLGCVVENKVLHKSLLSCIQNSDFRQKIYPFRLSTMNLQPNTSSSPHGCSAKLELSDGSSLRAKLVVGADGSKSRVRELAGIDTTGWKYSQNAIICTVEHTIKNGCAWQRFLPHGPIALLPIGDNFSNIVWTMTPEESLDRKSMHEGDFLKEVNRALDDGYGPHPESQLFGGRGVVSWLTADATTSAKECFEVPPKALKLASERMVFPLSLMHANFYTSKRVVLIGDAAHTVHPLAGQGVNMGFSDAFSLSKVIAEGIAVGSDIGEVSLLRRYESERKPANLTMTAILDGFQKAYSVDFGPLNVLRAAALFGAHHISPLKRNIISYASGTRQFPLFS